A stretch of Panthera tigris isolate Pti1 chromosome E2, P.tigris_Pti1_mat1.1, whole genome shotgun sequence DNA encodes these proteins:
- the LOC102968421 gene encoding SIGLEC family-like protein 1 isoform X4, whose translation MEGVPVDVNSTDNIFQVTSTIIGPWTNSTISLIGEPEIVMSLRCEGKNQYGTHTSSIFLLPVYSVFMKGLIQGLVYGSIASALFFFFLVLLAMKILKWREDSHIPKARESPIIQKPELPEEPETAVESEAKTPGPQLESRAPERGQTMDRQTPRRIKTHAWIENAETDQPSQTSQTYRAGAATLSENLRPETTARSSLIPWADIPQKTPRCWASWSAPTRDTPASCP comes from the exons ATGGAAGGTGTTCCTGTGGATGTGAACAGCACAGACAACATCTTCCAGGTGACTTCCACCATAATTGGCCCCTGGACCAACAGCACCATCAGCCTCATAGGGGAGCCAGAAATAGTCATGAGTCTCCGCTGTGAGGGGAAGAACCAGTATGGAACCCATACTTCAAGCATCTTCCTCCTACCAG TTTACAGTGTGTTCATGAAGGGGCTGATCCAGGGCCTTGTGTATGGATCCATTGCATCGGCACTGTTCTTCTTCTTCCTTGTCCTCCTTGC AATGAAGATTCTTAAATGGCGGGAGGACAGTCACATTCCCAAGGCCAGAGAGTCCCCAATTATCCAGAAGCCAGAGCTGCCGGAGGAGCCAGAAACAGCCGTGGAGTCTGAAGCCAAAACTCCTGGGCCTCAATTGGAG TCTAGGGCTCCCGAGAGAGGACAGACCATGGACAGACAGACTCCCAGACGGATCAAGACACACGCATGGATCGAAAATGCGGAGACCGACCAGCCCAGCCAGACCTCACAGACCTACAGGGCAGGAGCAGCGACTTTGTCTGAGAATCTAAGACCAGAGACCACTGCTAGGAGCTCACTCATTCCCTGGGCAGACATCCCCCAAAAGACTCCTAGGTGCTGGGCCTCTTGGTCAGCCCCCACCAGGGACACACCTGCTTCCTGCCCTTGA
- the LOC102968421 gene encoding SIGLEC family-like protein 1 isoform X2 translates to MVMFQAVSPTRLLYSSCSLEKTLQCNCSFHGIPTPSVQWLMEGVPVDVNSTDNIFQVTSTIIGPWTNSTISLIGEPEIVMSLRCEGKNQYGTHTSSIFLLPVYSVFMKGLIQGLVYGSIASALFFFFLVLLAMKILKWREDSHIPKARESPIIQKPELPEEPETAVESEAKTPGPQLESRAPERGQTMDRQTPRRIKTHAWIENAETDQPSQTSQTYRAGAATLSENLRPETTARSSLIPWADIPQKTPRCWASWSAPTRDTPASCP, encoded by the exons ATGGTCATGTTCCAGGCGGTCT CACCCACTAGGCTGCTCTATTCATCTTGCTCCTTGGAGAAGACTCTACAGTGCAACTGTTCCTTCCATGGGATCCCTACACCCTCTGTGCAGTGGTTGATGGAAGGTGTTCCTGTGGATGTGAACAGCACAGACAACATCTTCCAGGTGACTTCCACCATAATTGGCCCCTGGACCAACAGCACCATCAGCCTCATAGGGGAGCCAGAAATAGTCATGAGTCTCCGCTGTGAGGGGAAGAACCAGTATGGAACCCATACTTCAAGCATCTTCCTCCTACCAG TTTACAGTGTGTTCATGAAGGGGCTGATCCAGGGCCTTGTGTATGGATCCATTGCATCGGCACTGTTCTTCTTCTTCCTTGTCCTCCTTGC AATGAAGATTCTTAAATGGCGGGAGGACAGTCACATTCCCAAGGCCAGAGAGTCCCCAATTATCCAGAAGCCAGAGCTGCCGGAGGAGCCAGAAACAGCCGTGGAGTCTGAAGCCAAAACTCCTGGGCCTCAATTGGAG TCTAGGGCTCCCGAGAGAGGACAGACCATGGACAGACAGACTCCCAGACGGATCAAGACACACGCATGGATCGAAAATGCGGAGACCGACCAGCCCAGCCAGACCTCACAGACCTACAGGGCAGGAGCAGCGACTTTGTCTGAGAATCTAAGACCAGAGACCACTGCTAGGAGCTCACTCATTCCCTGGGCAGACATCCCCCAAAAGACTCCTAGGTGCTGGGCCTCTTGGTCAGCCCCCACCAGGGACACACCTGCTTCCTGCCCTTGA
- the LOC102968421 gene encoding SIGLEC family-like protein 1 isoform X1 has product MVMFQAVSPTRLLYSSCSLEKTLQCNCSFHGIPTPSVQWLMEGVPVDVNSTDNIFQVTSTIIGPWTNSTISLIGEPEIVMSLRCEGKNQYGTHTSSIFLLPDKRSVYSVFMKGLIQGLVYGSIASALFFFFLVLLAMKILKWREDSHIPKARESPIIQKPELPEEPETAVESEAKTPGPQLESRAPERGQTMDRQTPRRIKTHAWIENAETDQPSQTSQTYRAGAATLSENLRPETTARSSLIPWADIPQKTPRCWASWSAPTRDTPASCP; this is encoded by the exons ATGGTCATGTTCCAGGCGGTCT CACCCACTAGGCTGCTCTATTCATCTTGCTCCTTGGAGAAGACTCTACAGTGCAACTGTTCCTTCCATGGGATCCCTACACCCTCTGTGCAGTGGTTGATGGAAGGTGTTCCTGTGGATGTGAACAGCACAGACAACATCTTCCAGGTGACTTCCACCATAATTGGCCCCTGGACCAACAGCACCATCAGCCTCATAGGGGAGCCAGAAATAGTCATGAGTCTCCGCTGTGAGGGGAAGAACCAGTATGGAACCCATACTTCAAGCATCTTCCTCCTACCAG ATAAACGTTCAGTTTACAGTGTGTTCATGAAGGGGCTGATCCAGGGCCTTGTGTATGGATCCATTGCATCGGCACTGTTCTTCTTCTTCCTTGTCCTCCTTGC AATGAAGATTCTTAAATGGCGGGAGGACAGTCACATTCCCAAGGCCAGAGAGTCCCCAATTATCCAGAAGCCAGAGCTGCCGGAGGAGCCAGAAACAGCCGTGGAGTCTGAAGCCAAAACTCCTGGGCCTCAATTGGAG TCTAGGGCTCCCGAGAGAGGACAGACCATGGACAGACAGACTCCCAGACGGATCAAGACACACGCATGGATCGAAAATGCGGAGACCGACCAGCCCAGCCAGACCTCACAGACCTACAGGGCAGGAGCAGCGACTTTGTCTGAGAATCTAAGACCAGAGACCACTGCTAGGAGCTCACTCATTCCCTGGGCAGACATCCCCCAAAAGACTCCTAGGTGCTGGGCCTCTTGGTCAGCCCCCACCAGGGACACACCTGCTTCCTGCCCTTGA
- the LOC102968421 gene encoding SIGLEC family-like protein 1 isoform X3, whose translation MVMFQAVSPTRLLYSSCSLEKTLQCNCSFHGIPTPSVQWLMEGVPVDVNSTDNIFQVTSTIIGPWTNSTISLIGEPEIVMSLRCEGKNQYGTHTSSIFLLPDKRSVYSVFMKGLIQGLVYGSIASALFFFFLVLLAMKILKWREDSHIPKARESPIIQKPELPEEPETAVESEAKTPGPQLEGSRERTDHGQTDSQTDQDTRMDRKCGDRPAQPDLTDLQGRSSDFV comes from the exons ATGGTCATGTTCCAGGCGGTCT CACCCACTAGGCTGCTCTATTCATCTTGCTCCTTGGAGAAGACTCTACAGTGCAACTGTTCCTTCCATGGGATCCCTACACCCTCTGTGCAGTGGTTGATGGAAGGTGTTCCTGTGGATGTGAACAGCACAGACAACATCTTCCAGGTGACTTCCACCATAATTGGCCCCTGGACCAACAGCACCATCAGCCTCATAGGGGAGCCAGAAATAGTCATGAGTCTCCGCTGTGAGGGGAAGAACCAGTATGGAACCCATACTTCAAGCATCTTCCTCCTACCAG ATAAACGTTCAGTTTACAGTGTGTTCATGAAGGGGCTGATCCAGGGCCTTGTGTATGGATCCATTGCATCGGCACTGTTCTTCTTCTTCCTTGTCCTCCTTGC AATGAAGATTCTTAAATGGCGGGAGGACAGTCACATTCCCAAGGCCAGAGAGTCCCCAATTATCCAGAAGCCAGAGCTGCCGGAGGAGCCAGAAACAGCCGTGGAGTCTGAAGCCAAAACTCCTGGGCCTCAATTGGAG GGCTCCCGAGAGAGGACAGACCATGGACAGACAGACTCCCAGACGGATCAAGACACACGCATGGATCGAAAATGCGGAGACCGACCAGCCCAGCCAGACCTCACAGACCTACAGGGCAGGAGCAGCGACTTTGTCTGA